TAACAgatgtaaaataaaacataaattgattttgaatgattaaagaCGTATTTTATAGTcattttaaccatttcaaaattgaatctCAAACCTATCCTAAGTACTTTTCAAAAACCACTTTTACTGTCTTTTTAGACCTCTCCAAATTATTTCATTACCTGACTAAACATGATGAAACTTTTCGAAATTATTTTTCACATACTAAATGAACTTTTCACCTCCTAAAAATCATCAAACTCACACCTAATATACCGTTACTATCATTTGTAAAAGTGAaagcatatataatatatacaccATATGCATGTGTGTGGCTATGCCTATGTGCACATTATTTACGGTATTCATTCAACAAGTAATGGATGTTAAAGAGAGGTTCTAACCCGATTCAGCTGCCAAACTATTCCAGCAACTTTAGAATCCGTTCTTCAGTCTCTGTATCTCATTGTCTCTTTCTCGAAACCTATTGTCGGAAATTGCTTGGCATACTCCTCGACCTGTTGTCGGAGGTTTGAAATTTCAGATTGGATATCTTTATTTGATTGCATGGTTGCTACGAAATCCTTCAACTTAGTACCTGTGTTTACAATACTTTAAATCAGAGACGAGTATATCAAAGGATTCTTAAAGACAGTAATCCAGTAAAGGAaggagagagagggagagagagagagagagagagagagagagagagagatcagTATATTTTAGTGcagataaattttatgttttggaGAACCTTCACTGCCAGCCTTAATCTGCAAGGCTAACTTCACAGTTTCATCAAAGAATTCAGCAACTTTCACAAAATCTGCTTCGAGGAAACCTCTCGAAGTCAGAGCAGGGGTCCCTATATACAATGTAAGTCCAGAAACAAATTTAGATACTGGACCAGTAATTGGAGACCCAAAGACAGAATGGTAGAAGGTCATACCCATACGGATGCCACCAGGAACCATGGCAGACACGTCTCCTGGAACTGTGTTCTTATTTGCCGCAATATGAACTGATTCCAAAACCTTCTCCACTCTTGAGCCATCAATACCCTGCCAAATACCccgacataaaaaaaaaaaaaaaaaaaaaaaagtgaaaaacgaatagaataataagaaaaagattTCGCTCCAATGCTGTAAGTCATTCGTAAGTTTGAAAATAACTGAAAATAACTCGGGATGATTTTTAATGTTATTTAAACTGTCTTTATATTTGTAACCTTAGCACCCAGCACTACATAAACATAAACACCTGAAGAAAGGAGAAACACAAACACCTGGATGAGAAGTCTAATAGTAATGGTGGATGGGATGTCACCTTTTACCTTATTTTTCAAATTCACAAGGACCAAATGGTTGTCCGTTCCACCAGATACAAGTTCATAGCCCTTCTCAATCAAACTCTGCATAAACAGTTGATTTGACACTATAAACTACACTGATTATGCAAGGAAGAAagttaaggaattaattataccaAACAGTGAGAAAAACATGCAACTAAAGAGTATTATATTGGTGTTTGCCAAAGAAGTCAGAAATTTTCCTCTGCATACCTGAgcaaattttgaacaattacTGAGAACCTGCTCTTGATAGGCCTTGTATTCCGGAGTTGTGGCCTATTGCATTacagtaaagaagaaaaataatatgtATGAAAACCAGGCGAACCTCCAAATAGCTAAATCTAGTAATCTGAATTTAAATTTCATCACAATGATCCAAACTTGTTTTCGTTACTGAGAGAGACTGTATATGACAAAAACAAAGAtaacataacaaaaaaaaaaaaaaaaaaccatagatagaaataatgtttataaacttagttttcaaaaaataaaaggtcaaatggttatcaaacggagCCTAAATAAACAACCTGCTTTAATGCAACTGCCAAACCAGCTATGGTATGGTTGTGTGGGCCACCTTGAAGACCAGGAAAGACGGCCTGATTAATTTTGTCTTCATAGTCATAGAGCACCTGTAGATTGTAACAAAATATTAGACAACTAAGAACTTGCCCCTTGAAACTTATATTTACTTTTAGGTGTCGAGGGAGCCTTTCCTCACAAGTTACAAGTGTTTCTTACAATTTTAAGATCTCACTTACTCTTGTCAAAAAAAAGATCTCACTTACTTCCTGTCCTTTTTTGTTGATCTCTTTAACACCCTTCCGGAAGAAAATCATTGCCCCCCGTGGTCCACGTAAGGATTTATGTGTGGTTGTTGTCACAATATCAGCATATTCGAAAGGAGATGGAATAACGCCTGCTGCAACTAAACCACTAATGTGTGCCATGTCAGCCAACATGACTGCCTTCTGTTTGTCACAAACCTGTCAGAATAATCATAACCAAATTGAATGTTACACAATGTTAGAAGTGAACCCTGAAGGGAGCTATTCCATAATCTATAGCCAAGCAAAGGAAGAAACCTTGCGAATTCGTGCATAGTCATAGAGACGGGCATAGGCACTTGCACCAGCAACAATCAGTTTTGGCCGAAACAATGATGCACTTCTCTCCAACTGTtagaatttcctccatataagtttgtttatttggaattgcaGTTTCAAGAAAAATCAATAGGATATCATTGTACAGTTCAAACACAAGCATTTTTAAACCTGGTCATAGTCAATGTAACCGGTGCTCTCATCCAACCTGTATGGCATTGTCTCGAAGAATATTGAAACAGCAGAAATCTTCTTGGTATCAGTCTGCAAACATTTAAAGAAATATACAGAGGCAAATACCAAATCAAACAACAATCATCATAAAAAGTTCACATTATCAAAGCACCAAATGCAGCCATGTGAAAACCAAGtactaaatttgaaaattaaacaccTGATAACCATGCGAAAGGTGTCCACCATGTGGTAAATCAAGAGCCATAATCCTCTCATGAGGTTTTAACAATGCAGTATATGCCTGAAAGTTAGCCGGTGATCCAGAAAGAGACTGCACATTAACTACAAAAAATAGCATGCTGAATTTAAAACAAAGATGGTAGGTACCTTTCACATAGACCAGACTGAATGGTCTTAGAGTTAGTTAAATAAAAGGAACATGCCAACCTAAGCCACAAGATTTCAATGGTTCACACTATAGAAAACATCACCAATATGCTTTCCTCCCAAGTTGGGtccaaaaaaatcaattttctgaTTAATATGTGGAACAGTCATCCTCTAGGTCTTTTATGCTTTGACATTATATATACCAGTAAAAGGCAAGGCGCCATGTTGAGGAAAGCTTGTTGATAAGATAATAAATACATTTACTGAATCAGAAAATTCTGAATATGTTTGCAAATGTACAGCTGAATTCACAAGAAACTCAGGAAAAGACACAGTAAACCACTACATGTATAAATAGACAGAGTCTGAAACAAATTTTTTCGCttgaaattaattcaatatcaaccACTAAGTAAATTGAGCATAGCTTAGTGAATAAAGGCACCTTATTACCTTCCTTGAGGTTAGGTTCAGTCCCTCACCCCCTCTCGACTGAAAAACAGATGATTATAACACAATAGTTCTCATACCTCCCCATTTTGCTGGGTCCAAACGGAAAGCTTCTAATGCACGTTTCTGGCATAAGGATTCGGCAATGTCAATGTACCTAAATCCATTTGGCATTTGTACATTAGGAATCCAGTATGAAAACAGAAAGAAAACAGAGAAAAACGgggaaataaaaacaataagaaTTACGTGCAGAAAAGATCAGTGCCCTCGCGGCAAGCTATTG
This genomic window from Benincasa hispida cultivar B227 chromosome 4, ASM972705v1, whole genome shotgun sequence contains:
- the LOC120075860 gene encoding serine hydroxymethyltransferase 2, mitochondrial; this encodes MAMALRRIAFGVRKPILPLVNARFLHHMSSLSGAAAEQREKARATWIKQLNAPLEVIDPEIADIIELEKARQWKGLELIPSENFTSSSVMEAVGSVMTNKYSEGYPGARYYGGNEYIDIAESLCQKRALEAFRLDPAKWGVNVQSLSGSPANFQAYTALLKPHERIMALDLPHGGHLSHGYQTDTKKISAVSIFFETMPYRLDESTGYIDYDQLERSASLFRPKLIVAGASAYARLYDYARIRKVCDKQKAVMLADMAHISGLVAAGVIPSPFEYADIVTTTTHKSLRGPRGAMIFFRKGVKEINKKGQEVLYDYEDKINQAVFPGLQGGPHNHTIAGLAVALKQATTPEYKAYQEQVLSNCSKFAQSLIEKGYELVSGGTDNHLVLVNLKNKGIDGSRVEKVLESVHIAANKNTVPGDVSAMVPGGIRMGTPALTSRGFLEADFVKVAEFFDETVKLALQIKAGSEGTKLKDFVATMQSNKDIQSEISNLRQQVEEYAKQFPTIGFEKETMRYRD